ATGTGACACTGCTAAAGTCACAAAACCTGGTATTATACATATATCTATAATAGGCTCAAGGTGAAAACCCAGGAAACAAGATTTGCATGCTGTAAAAGATAGTGTTGTATAGAGGCAAGCTAACAGCAGCACATTAAACATTGCAATGGAAGTAAAAACGAATACAGGTTGCATCACAAAAGAAATCAGAGTCTTAACCCATGTATCAAACATACTACGCGTATATTTGAATAAGATAAAAGAGATAAATACTGGGGCTAGCAACAATAAAATAGCGATTCCAAGTAGTGCCGTTAGATATATCATCATTGCACGTGCTATGCAGATTACATAGACTATGCATGCAAAAATCACAACGATTGCTATAATAAGTCCTAGAAAATTTGAGAATAAGATCGCTGCAATTTTCATCCATACTTGTGGACTGAAAAGCTGTTGAAATGGCCTGTCAAATATAGAAAAGACCAGTACAGGGTCTTGATCTAACGCCGCCTGATTTAAGTTGCCATACATTGGAGCTGCAATCTTCGCAATCAGAGTAGTTGCTCCGTGCGTGAAAACATTGAACAGATGTGTAGAAAAGAAATCCCAGCTATTTTGTGAAATTAGCAGCGTCACTACAGCAAGTTTTGCAATTCTAATCATAGCTTCTTTTTGATTAATCTGTGCAATTCCTATCATGAAGCTGATTCCTGTATACATTATGTATAGAACCATCAGCGCTCTAATTGCCCGGACGAATCCTGAATCACTAACAAATTGTTTGAAAATTTTCGGCACCATTCCAGGTTTGTCTGCAGTGCCAAATAGCTGACCATCAATGGTTTTGACAAGCTGACTAATGATACCTTCTACAACTCCTTTAGTCTCAGCCCTTGATACAGAAACAAAATATTGCCCCATTGTATTTGCGCGCTTATACTTATTACTACCTGTATTCATTAGACTTGCCAAACATATAGGATCCGTTGGCGAGCAGATTGGCCTGAGACCATTATCAGTTGTAAATGTGTCGCTAAGTTTTTTTATTCTAAAGAATATTTGTCCGTTATTCTTTCCTTCTGATTTGAATGCTGTTCCATTTTTTATAGCATCTTCAGGAACATCATACCATTCTACACTGTCTGCCTCAGGGAAATAGTCGTTTCCACCCTTTGTATCTGGAGCTATAACAGCATATTGCAACATCGCTCCATCTGAATATGGGCAGCCGCGCCATGCAATATCTACATCAAAACCACCAAGTCCATATTCTAGATTTAGGCGAGGCTCAAGTATGTAATGCCTTACCCCAAGCCTTGTATATTGCTTAGAAAATTCAGAAAGGTTGCCAGCGAAGATATGCACACGGTATCTTTCAAGATCTTTATTTTGACTATCTCGTATGAAAGGCAGAATTTTAGGATCGACTTGCTTAGGCACAGCAAGCATAGGCCTGGTTTCCTCAGTAACCTGCGGCATCAGTCCGCGCCATATTTGCTGATCGTTATTTTGTTTTATACTTTGCGGATCTCCATCATACTTTATATTACACTTTTCATAATTTTCGTCTGAGCAACCAGGCGGAACAGACATCCCAAGCGTCTGCAGCTTATCTCCAGGAAGTCCCAATGTGTCACCGCCTGTTAACCAATCACCAGGCCCAGGACCTCTGATTTGCAGCTTATGATTAATAGGAAAGTTCAATACATTACCAGAAACACTAGCGCCAGTGAAGAAATTACCGCTATAGCGAATCATCAGATAATCACCATCTTTGACATCAATCTTGGTGTCAGTCCAGATATAGTTTCTTGCGTTCCAACGCGATGCAGAAGAATCAGGTATCCATTTAGTTTTGTTATTATCCCAATCTGTCTTCGAATATGACCTGAAAGAAGGAAATAATTTCACTGAATTATAACCACAAAGATAAACAGTGTTCACACCGGCAGATCCAGGGTTGACCATTATAACTCTAATTTTTTCGCCCGCATCTATTGAAAGCCCTGATGGGAAGAATGCATAGTCTGCTGAGTCTATTGAAGATTTCTGGACACCGCAATATGTCTTTGTGCTAACTGCATCTTTCCAAATAAAGCGCTCGGCACTTTTAGTTTCGGGATTTACCTCTCTATATTTACTAGTAAAGATTTCTCCTTTTTGGCAAGCAAGCGTGCACTGCTCAATAATATCTCTATTTAATTCTAATTGAGAGAGATTATTTGCCGAGGTTTGTTTAAAATCTTCCTCGGTTGGTCCTGGGCTATTTACGCTTCTAGCAAAAGCGTTGCATTCGTTTTGGCAGCGTTTATAACATATATCTCCGATTGGTTTAACCGAAATAATTCTAGTATCAGTTTCACCAAAATCCCAAGCATGTACACAATCATAATATAATGATGAACCTTGAGCATGCGTACAGTTTAATAGCGTTAGTAAACAGAAAGTATAAGTAATTGTGCTAAGTAACTGAGCTGCACGAATCGATAAAGTAGAGCGAGCAATACTTAGCATTGCATTAGAAGGAGTTGAAGAGCGCTTAAAAGTAAACTTAGCGTAAACGTATAGCGTGCTGAGCAAACGTTTCACATTAAGGCAAAGAAAGACTGTGCTGCGCACAAGGCATGTTAGCCTGCGTTCTTTCGTTGCACCTAATCTATATTTGAACTGTTTGCTCATAATTTTTTATAGCTATATTTTTATTTAACTTGCTTAAGAAGCTCCTCCGGCACCTCCAGCGCCGCCAATTTTGCTAGCAATCTCAGCTGTGTCCTTGCCTCCACCAATATTACCTCTCGGCGCAGATTTTCCACCGCCACCACCACCGCTGCTACCGTCTCCTTCTGGAGGCTTCCCAGCATCAGAAGCAGCATCTTTGGCGCTTGATGCTGCTTTCTGCGCAAGACTCATGCCTTTTGTTGCAACAGCCGTGCCTATCTCTTTTGCAAGCTTAGCTATATTAATACTGCCTTTAGCGAGGCTGCCAAGATCCTGCACTCCAGTAAGCATTGCTAAAAACTCAGATATGGAGCCCATAAACATATAAAACAAAAAGGCAAACAACATGAGCTTAAGAGTGGCTTCTAGGTACATATCTAGGAATATGTCATTAAGTATTGTGAATTTGCCTAACGGTCCTAAATCCAACCTTTTTGTTAATTTACCACCTATAGTGCCAGCATTTGCAGCACAAGGATCAGAATCGACCGCAGAATATGTAGAGCAATAAAGCGATGTAACTTTTCTACAAGCTTCTTTAACAGTTACCGCTCCACCTTTGATATCAAGATCTCCAAAGAATACTGAATCGAATGTCATTAACATCAGTGCGATAAAAGCAAAGAATAAACCTGGATATATTACATAACCTAGTAACATTGACATCCACTTTTGAAACATCGAACTTGTAAATTCAAACAGTGCAAATGCAACGAATACTGGAGAGAGCAATACTAATATTGTAATTGTGAACATAGACAAAATGAATATGTGCACAAATTTGAATATTATCATCAGTAGCATGAAGCAGTACAGGAATGAGACTATAGAAAGCAGGAATCCTTTCAGTCCAACAAAGAAAGCTGCTGCTATAATCCAAACGCCTACCATCCCAGATATAGTATATTTACATGAGCCAAAGTTGAGGTAGTTCACCACTTTGCAATCTACAAGATCCCAAAGCGTCATTTGAACTACGGAGCCTTTTCCAATCGTTGGTTTGACAGCGCCGCCAAGCGCAGCAACATTGATTTTTCTCTCACTTAACAATTCACCTCCATCAATTCTGTATCTGCATAGACCTATAGGATCATTGTCATTCTGTGCTGACATGAAAAATTGGGCTATTTGTGTCGCGGAATTAAGTAGTGCTGGGTATAATCCTGTAGCAGTATTTTCAGATGTCACAGGTTTATACCAAACACTTCCTAATGAAAAGTAAAGTACTAGGCCAAATTTTACTACATACATAATAATCTCAGACCTCTGAGGAACCTGTGGCAACGTCATCAGCTTTATGCCTATTAACGAAACATACAGCACAAGCGCTGCAAAAACTATTTGCCGCATATTATCTTGCACCATCTGGAAGAAAGGTTTTCCTCCTGCAATGGCAGAAGATTGTGGATTTATAAATATCTTGATTAAAAGATCTTGTATACACCCAACTACAGTACTTACAACATGAAGATCACTACTTAGGAACCCCTTAACTGGAGTGCCAGAATGTCCGCCCTCATCAAGCTTAGCAAGAGCCTTGCCAAGTGAGTTCAAATCTTGACGTCCTGTTAAGAAATAATAACATCTTGTATCACGCAAGTATTCTTGTATAAATTCATCAATCTCATTTTCATCGTTTGGTGGTGGGACGTAAGAACACCCTACTCTAATTGGAAGGAGTGTCCATGGTGCAACCACACACATTTGCAATTTTCCAATTTCATCATTAAACCTATAGTACGCATGGTAATGAGCTGGGAACAAGTATTGATCTTCCTTTGTATCAAGTATAACTTGATTTCTGGTTGGGGAACCTGACCCTCCTTTTTGACATCTATCTCCAAGCCCGCTCCAAAAACGACTCCAACCAGATATGTAATGCACAACAACTTTGCCTACCATCTTGCCTCTTGCGTAATTGGCAGCGTCTCCAACGCAGTAAGGCGATGCTGCGCCCATATATCCCCAAGTTCTTCCTATTAATTTTGCATCATCATTATTGCCTGGCTGCAGAGTTTGTCCACTAACCGGGTCATAGTTTGGATCACAGTGATAGTAAAACGGAACGTCTGTTGGAGTTAAGGCGCCCTTTGCGACATTCACTATCTGTCCATTCTGTGGTTGGCAATCCATTAATCCGAGCTCAAGGTTTATTTGCTCGTGCGGTGCAACTATGTATGCATTGGTACAAAGATCCACCATTATTACATATTCTGCGCCAAGTGCCAGCAATGCAATGATCGAACCAATTGGAAATTGTGTAAGCATGCCGATATATACAGCGCCGCGTCCAATAGTTGAAAGCAAGGACCATGTTCCTGTACTTGTGTTATTACATTCATTATTATTTTTGCCAAGTATAGTAGGAAGGCATGTATTATTAAACGCAGCATATTCCCATGGATAAATCGCTTTGCCAGAAGTAAAACAGTTATCCAAGCTGCCAAGATATGAGAACCAACCGCCACTAACTGCACTGCTTTCAAATTCCAACATTGTGTCATGTCCGAAAGAGTGGTTGCAATATGTGCAGAACGAGAGCACAGCAAGACATACTACTTTACAGAGCTTTGTCGCAATTAGATTACATAGATTGTGAAACAACGAGCTTAGTGGGACATAAACTTTATTATATAACATGGCACACTCCATGATCAAATATCAGAATAAAAAGTTTGACAGATCGTGCCATACACTGAGAACACAACATAATAATGTTGCCCCACTGAAGTTGTTGGAATATATAACGTATAAGTTGCATACCTAGTCCTTAATCTCCTTCAAGCGTTTTGTAAATTCTGGCAACCAATCTTTAGGATCTTCACCAAATTTTTTACGCACATCATCTAAGATTAAAACAGTATCAGCTCTTCCAGACAAGACATTTATAATATCTGACATACCAGAAAGATCAATTCTTGCAACTACAGCGTCACTTCCTTGCTTAATTAAGAAGTAGCGACTTCCTGGATCTGTGGTTTTAATTAGCTGAAATTCTCTTTCGCTTAGCATAAATGTGGTTCTATAAGCTGATGTCGCTTTCAGATTTGGTAGAAATATTTGTGTTGCGGTTTGTTGTATCAAGGTATCACTTATGACACTATTGCTTGCATCCTCAACGCTTTGTGTCGCAAATACTACAAATGCATTCAATTTTCTTAATACTTTCAACCAATCTTTAATTCTTGGAGCGAACACAGGGTTATCTATTAAAGCCCACGCTTCATCTAGTACTATCATGGTTGGCGAGCCATCCAAAGCTATATTGATTCTATGGAATAAATACAGAAGTACAGGGCCGAGGCTGACTTTATCTTTAAGCAGCTCTGCCATTTCAAATCCAAATATATTAGTTTTATCAAAATTTATTACATCTTCATCATTATCAAATATTCTTGCGTGAGAGCCGTTTGTATGCCACATTGCGATTCTCCCAGCTAAAGTACCAGGACCCTCTAGTCCTAAAAATGGCGCTATATTGCGCAATTTTCTATCTTTTGTCTTTAGCTTATAATTACCATTTACCGCAGCTGTGATAAGCGCCATATCCTCAGCAGTTATTTGCTCGTTGTTTGTAGATGCTAGTTGTCTTAGCCATTCTATCAAAAATGTTCTATTCTCCCAGTTATCTGGTAGTTGCAATGGGTTGAAGCCACAGGCTGCACTTGGATCTATTATTGAATACTTCCCTTGCATTGCTCTTATAAAGATCTCGGCACCTCTATCTTTGTCGAAAAAAAACAGTCTACATTTAAATTTTTGTGCTTTTGCACATAAAAAATTCATCAGTACCGTCTTTCCCGACCCAGTTGGTCCTATAATTGTTGTATGCCCAACGTCGCGCAAGTGAAAGTTGAAGAAATAAGGGGTGCCTGAAGTAGTATCAAGTATAGTAACGGCATTGCCCCAATGATTGTTTTTTGCCTTCCCTATTGGATAGTTATGCATAGAGTTAAATGCGGCTAGGTTCAGTGTGTTAATTGTCGCTTTTCTTACTATATAATCAAAATTACCAGGTAGCTGAGCCCAAAATGCAGGCTCCATGTTTACTTTTTCTCTTACACCTATACCACCTGAATTAGTTAGCTCTACTGCAGAAAGCGAAAGTATATAATCTAGTTCCTTTAGGTCATCTGCTACGCAAAGTACTGTCAGGTGATGTGTCCCAAAGCCTATTTCTCCGCTCATAGCACTATCAAGTGCTGAGCTTATTTCTATTACTTGAGATACAGCTTTATCTCCAGATTGTATCATCCTATTTTGTTGCAATTGCATTTTATTAATAGCTACCTGCCTATTAATAAATTGGAAGGATTGTGATATGACAAACTCAAACGGCATGCGCAAGAACGAATCCAGTATCCCAGGCCAAGTTTTAGGGCCGTATTCTTTAATACTGACTATCCCTGCAAATCTACTTCTTCCATCCAGTCCCTTGATCTCAATTGCCTTATTTCCGAAGTACAAACGGTGATTATTAATATAAGAGTCTAAATTCTGCGGTGAACATAATATTTTACCTGAATCTCCGCAATTTACTATCTTACTAAAGAATTCTGCGATTTCTGAATATGATGAAGATCCTATAGTTTCAATGCCAAGAAGCTTAGGGTTATACTCTCTGAGTGTATTTACAACCCTCCCAGTCGCCTCTTCTAGATTTTCATAAGCTTCAGATAGTGATTTACCCCAAGCCTCCTCATCTGCTCCATACATCAATTTCTTAACTAAATTTTCTACTATGCTTATGCTGCCAAGACCAGCACCACCTCTAGCTTCTTGTACTATTGAAATATATAGTTCATTGCTGAAAGCTTTACTGTGAATATGTTTTTGAGTCCATTGATGATCAAGAAAGCTTGCAAAGCCTTCTGGGATATCAACGTTCTTCTGTTGCTCAGCATATGGTGCTTGTTTTCGTCTAATGATATGGAAATAAAGTCCTAAGCTGCCGCTGCTCATTCCTTTAAACAACAGGTTTCTAATGCTCTTTTTGACATCCAAATCCTCATCATCTGCTGTCTCGAAGGAAAAGCCACCTATTTTTACTACCTGTATTAATTGCTGAGTCTTTGTGATTACCGTGTTCTTATTCCAGTGACATAGATATGGAATGAAATTTTTTACAGAATATTCTCGCTCTGCTATTTGCTGTTTTGGTGTACATGTCTTGAATATCTTAAGCATAGAACTGCTGTAAATCGATTAAAAACACTTGATAACAAGCATAAGCCAATACTCCTATACAAATTTGGAGCTTTGGCAAAAAATGTATCCTGCATTGCAGGC
This region of Candidatus Lariskella endosymbiont of Epinotia ramella genomic DNA includes:
- a CDS encoding type IV secretion system protein, with protein sequence MLSIARSTLSIRAAQLLSTITYTFCLLTLLNCTHAQGSSLYYDCVHAWDFGETDTRIISVKPIGDICYKRCQNECNAFARSVNSPGPTEEDFKQTSANNLSQLELNRDIIEQCTLACQKGEIFTSKYREVNPETKSAERFIWKDAVSTKTYCGVQKSSIDSADYAFFPSGLSIDAGEKIRVIMVNPGSAGVNTVYLCGYNSVKLFPSFRSYSKTDWDNNKTKWIPDSSASRWNARNYIWTDTKIDVKDGDYLMIRYSGNFFTGASVSGNVLNFPINHKLQIRGPGPGDWLTGGDTLGLPGDKLQTLGMSVPPGCSDENYEKCNIKYDGDPQSIKQNNDQQIWRGLMPQVTEETRPMLAVPKQVDPKILPFIRDSQNKDLERYRVHIFAGNLSEFSKQYTRLGVRHYILEPRLNLEYGLGGFDVDIAWRGCPYSDGAMLQYAVIAPDTKGGNDYFPEADSVEWYDVPEDAIKNGTAFKSEGKNNGQIFFRIKKLSDTFTTDNGLRPICSPTDPICLASLMNTGSNKYKRANTMGQYFVSVSRAETKGVVEGIISQLVKTIDGQLFGTADKPGMVPKIFKQFVSDSGFVRAIRALMVLYIMYTGISFMIGIAQINQKEAMIRIAKLAVVTLLISQNSWDFFSTHLFNVFTHGATTLIAKIAAPMYGNLNQAALDQDPVLVFSIFDRPFQQLFSPQVWMKIAAILFSNFLGLIIAIVVIFACIVYVICIARAMMIYLTALLGIAILLLLAPVFISFILFKYTRSMFDTWVKTLISFVMQPVFVFTSIAMFNVLLLACLYTTLSFTACKSCFLGFHLEPIIDICIIPGFVTLAVSHTPPSDPFGSPIWTVSAALAFLVISQGMYAFCAFCSNLARTLVTGSLVGIDLVSVADAANPIRNIASIVGHATGLDSEARQSRQGIKDSLSSLKNFVGGGKKTDGGNMSGDNSKSAQGSGGGSGGSGAGLQGDSSIKNASDAVSRADSSWIKPPSAPPPSPPPPYSSSPSVETQDSGLYGSENAGSGSKLDAGAQTRQDTGPSTSPGSFADPGQQSAGPTYGQQGETSGLGSQPSQAPEHGQPSTMSHEEVQPKSLDQSKNPYDKPPMDTGSSPGQPDASTPSKTDAGNIKRE
- a CDS encoding VirB4 family type IV secretion/conjugal transfer ATPase — its product is MLKIFKTCTPKQQIAEREYSVKNFIPYLCHWNKNTVITKTQQLIQVVKIGGFSFETADDEDLDVKKSIRNLLFKGMSSGSLGLYFHIIRRKQAPYAEQQKNVDIPEGFASFLDHQWTQKHIHSKAFSNELYISIVQEARGGAGLGSISIVENLVKKLMYGADEEAWGKSLSEAYENLEEATGRVVNTLREYNPKLLGIETIGSSSYSEIAEFFSKIVNCGDSGKILCSPQNLDSYINNHRLYFGNKAIEIKGLDGRSRFAGIVSIKEYGPKTWPGILDSFLRMPFEFVISQSFQFINRQVAINKMQLQQNRMIQSGDKAVSQVIEISSALDSAMSGEIGFGTHHLTVLCVADDLKELDYILSLSAVELTNSGGIGVREKVNMEPAFWAQLPGNFDYIVRKATINTLNLAAFNSMHNYPIGKAKNNHWGNAVTILDTTSGTPYFFNFHLRDVGHTTIIGPTGSGKTVLMNFLCAKAQKFKCRLFFFDKDRGAEIFIRAMQGKYSIIDPSAACGFNPLQLPDNWENRTFLIEWLRQLASTNNEQITAEDMALITAAVNGNYKLKTKDRKLRNIAPFLGLEGPGTLAGRIAMWHTNGSHARIFDNDEDVINFDKTNIFGFEMAELLKDKVSLGPVLLYLFHRINIALDGSPTMIVLDEAWALIDNPVFAPRIKDWLKVLRKLNAFVVFATQSVEDASNSVISDTLIQQTATQIFLPNLKATSAYRTTFMLSEREFQLIKTTDPGSRYFLIKQGSDAVVARIDLSGMSDIINVLSGRADTVLILDDVRKKFGEDPKDWLPEFTKRLKEIKD
- a CDS encoding type IV secretion system protein, whose product is MLYNKVYVPLSSLFHNLCNLIATKLCKVVCLAVLSFCTYCNHSFGHDTMLEFESSAVSGGWFSYLGSLDNCFTSGKAIYPWEYAAFNNTCLPTILGKNNNECNNTSTGTWSLLSTIGRGAVYIGMLTQFPIGSIIALLALGAEYVIMVDLCTNAYIVAPHEQINLELGLMDCQPQNGQIVNVAKGALTPTDVPFYYHCDPNYDPVSGQTLQPGNNDDAKLIGRTWGYMGAASPYCVGDAANYARGKMVGKVVVHYISGWSRFWSGLGDRCQKGGSGSPTRNQVILDTKEDQYLFPAHYHAYYRFNDEIGKLQMCVVAPWTLLPIRVGCSYVPPPNDENEIDEFIQEYLRDTRCYYFLTGRQDLNSLGKALAKLDEGGHSGTPVKGFLSSDLHVVSTVVGCIQDLLIKIFINPQSSAIAGGKPFFQMVQDNMRQIVFAALVLYVSLIGIKLMTLPQVPQRSEIIMYVVKFGLVLYFSLGSVWYKPVTSENTATGLYPALLNSATQIAQFFMSAQNDNDPIGLCRYRIDGGELLSERKINVAALGGAVKPTIGKGSVVQMTLWDLVDCKVVNYLNFGSCKYTISGMVGVWIIAAAFFVGLKGFLLSIVSFLYCFMLLMIIFKFVHIFILSMFTITILVLLSPVFVAFALFEFTSSMFQKWMSMLLGYVIYPGLFFAFIALMLMTFDSVFFGDLDIKGGAVTVKEACRKVTSLYCSTYSAVDSDPCAANAGTIGGKLTKRLDLGPLGKFTILNDIFLDMYLEATLKLMLFAFLFYMFMGSISEFLAMLTGVQDLGSLAKGSINIAKLAKEIGTAVATKGMSLAQKAASSAKDAASDAGKPPEGDGSSGGGGGGKSAPRGNIGGGKDTAEIASKIGGAGGAGGAS